A genomic window from Euleptes europaea isolate rEulEur1 chromosome 9, rEulEur1.hap1, whole genome shotgun sequence includes:
- the LOC130482848 gene encoding putative 60S ribosomal protein L39-like 5 translates to MSSHKTFKIKQFLAKKQKQNRSIPQWICMKTGNKIRYNSKGRHWRRTKLDL, encoded by the coding sequence ATGTCCTCCCACAAGACATTCAAGATCAAGCAGTTTCTTGCTAAGAAGCAGAAACAGAACCGGTCCATACCGCAATGGATCTGTATGAAAACTGGCAATAAGATCAGATACAACTCCAAAGGGAGGCACTGGAGAAGGACCAAGCTTGATCTGTAA